GTACCATAATGTTGCCCGGGTGCAAATCCGCGTGAATAAAGTTGTCGATCAGCAGCATGTGCAGAAACGCATCTAGACCTTCACTTGCTATCTCCTGCTGATAGACACCTCCACCGAGCTCCATGAAGGTTGAAAGTGGAATTCCCTGCGCAAACTCCTCCACCAGCACCTCCCGGGTACTGTAATCCAAGTATGGGAATGGGAACCAAGCAGTGGTGCGTGACTTGAACTTCTCACGGAAGATAGCGAGGTTGGACGCCTCAATCCGAAGATCCAATTGTAACTtcatcatctctccgaactGTCCGACTTCGTCCGGCAACGATAACCAATTCATTGTAGGGATGGCATTGATCAAGGACGCGAAGAAAGACATGATCCTCAAATCCCTCCGGATGACCCGTTCAACCTTTGGATGAAGCACCTTAATAGCCACATATGACGATGGAACCCGTTTGGGCGAGCTCTTCACCAGCACATCGACATTCTTTCGGACCTTACCTCGCAGGCTCTCGGGCTCCTGAGAGATGTCCTTATCCTCAGAAGCCAAGCTCCGCTTCAGTCTCGCCTTGTACACTTGCGCAATTGCGCCTACACCGAGGGGTTCCTCCTGGAAGTCTTCGAAGATATCCTCGAACGGCATCCCATTGAAAGCTTTGCTTATAGTCTTCTTTGTCGCGTGTAACGGATGTGCTGGGGCGTTGGAATGGAGAGAGGACATAATGCTGCATAATTCCGGAGGGAAGATATCGGTTCGAGAAGCCGCCCATTGTCCAAGCTGTAAGTAAAGAAAGACGAATCAGTATGCGCGTCTGTATAGATCCGGCAAAGACAACCCACCTTGATAAACGCCGGACCAGCACGCTCCATTGCCCGGACCAAGAATTGGAACCACCATAATGTCCCTGCCCGTTCTCCACTGCGGTCCTCCAGTCGTTTCCCAAACCAAACCACCGGGAATGTGAGAATGACCGGCATAAAGATGAACACCAAGTGCACGAATCGAAACCCGGTCGCGATCGGATCGTAGATATAACAATACCACAGAACAAAAAGCTGCTCACGGAGTCTCTTCAGCCCCCGCGCATCCTTCGAGACGCCAGTCCGAACTTCTGCACGCGATGCCTCCAGCATATGTAACTCCCCGGTTTTGTCACCCGAGTCCCCTTCCTCCgccagctccaggaaggcaCCTGGAGTCAAGGCAGCCAGTAGCACTGTCCTGGCCACAGGGGCTCTTTTCGAATACCCCGAATAGCCACCTCCACTGAATTGTCTTCGCGGCCATGATGGCGGACAGGCAAAGCGTAATCGCGACGGCGAAGCAAAGCGGGACAATAGTTGGGTCGAACTTCCACCACGGTGCAGACAGAAACGGCCAAAGAGGACGGCCGTCCCCATGTTCTCATGCAAGCAAGCGCCTACGAGAGGCCGCGGCGATCATGGAAGAGCGTAAGAGAGGCTCTGTAGCCAAGCAGGGAAAGCCATTGAATTGTGAAAGGTGTAAGTGTAGAGTGGTGTATTGTAGGTGCTTCGCGGAGCCCGCAAGGAAACATCGGCGGCCATTCGGAGTAGCACGTGGTACGACGTCATCGCCGACTACGCaacatatcatcatcaccatctttGTAGGGATTTATTCACAGATTGCGGTAGGAATTTGCAGACAAGGTGTTGAATTGTACGGAAGTATAGTGCTTGGTATAACAGCTGTACTGATAGTTTATGCTTCTATTATTGTAGACATACACTCTATCTCAGAACACCCGTTCAGCTATCTTCACTTCCTTTCAAATGCCGCGAGACATGGTCGTTCATCAAACCCTCTAATGAGGCTTTCCAGTCTTCTTCTAGCACGCCCTGCTGTACACAATTAGCACATCTTTCATCTAGAAGAAGAGAATCAACTTACATCATTAGAGAGCAACTCCTTCACGAGGATAATGGTGTTATCGCGATCCTTAGCCCGTTGTACCTTTTCCATTTCAGTCGCTGAATCCGAGTCACTTGCACTCAGCGTCTTCTCAAGCAACGAGTAGGCTTCCATATTCTGCAGACAGTCCAAGGCCGCTAGGGTACCCTGTTTGCAAGACGCCATCAAGGCCAAAGCAAACCACCCTTCACTCCGGACAACGGGCCACTGGGTCTGGGTGATCATAGCGCCTATCGGACGTGCAATGTGTTCATGTAAGCTGAAGAGGCTATCCAAGGGGGCGCCTGTTTCGGATTCCTTAGCCTTCGGGATAAGAGTGCGGCAGATGGAGGCGACACTTCGTCCGATTTCGGTCTTAATCGGGGCTGAATCGGTTTTCTCGAAGAGACCAAGCAACAATGACAGATATGTCGGCTTTTCTGCTGAAGCATCGCCCTCAGGAAGTGCTTCCAGTAATCTCGTGACGTTTTCATATGACGATACGATCAGCTGACGAGCCATGCTGGTAGCAGCGAACTGAACCTGCGGAACCGTCTCGTAACCCCATAGAGGCGCTATCGCAGGTATTATACCGGCATTGCCCAGGTGCTGCCTGTTGTTACCGGCAATTGCCAGGTTCTTCAGAAAGCCGAGTGAGGAGTGAAGAACGCCGCCTCTGGCGTCACTCTTGAGGATCGAGATCAACTCTTTATGCAGAC
This Aspergillus chevalieri M1 DNA, chromosome 3, nearly complete sequence DNA region includes the following protein-coding sequences:
- a CDS encoding ABC1 kinase family protein (COG:S;~EggNog:ENOG410PFIZ;~InterPro:IPR044095,IPR011009,IPR004147;~TransMembrane:2 (o134-154i319-338o)), which gives rise to MGTAVLFGRFCLHRGGSSTQLLSRFASPSRLRFACPPSWPRRQFSGGGYSGYSKRAPVARTVLLAALTPGAFLELAEEGDSGDKTGELHMLEASRAEVRTGVSKDARGLKRLREQLFVLWYCYIYDPIATGFRFVHLVFIFMPVILTFPVVWFGKRLEDRSGERAGTLWWFQFLVRAMERAGPAFIKLGQWAASRTDIFPPELCSIMSSLHSNAPAHPLHATKKTISKAFNGMPFEDIFEDFQEEPLGVGAIAQVYKARLKRSLASEDKDISQEPESLRGKVRKNVDVLVKSSPKRVPSSYVAIKVLHPKVERVIRRDLRIMSFFASLINAIPTMNWLSLPDEVGQFGEMMKLQLDLRIEASNLAIFREKFKSRTTAWFPFPYLDYSTREVLVEEFAQGIPLSTFMELGGGVYQQEIASEGLDAFLHMLLIDNFIHADLHPGNIMVRFYQPSELDLSLRKSTRASEAPTKAEVDVTESVLKRLKPHLKDAQDFENALNQLNAEGYRPQLIFIDTGLVTQLNESNRRNFLDLFRAVAEFDGYRAGQLMVERCRQPDAVIDPDVFALRMQHLILSIKSRTFALGNIKIGDILSEVLFMVRAHHVRLEGDFVNVVISILLLEGIGRSLDPDLDLFKRALPLLRELGSGASFMQSVRSGDTSMLRVWVGLEARTLLQASIESVENCVKYDLLSPNI